A stretch of Colletotrichum lupini chromosome 2, complete sequence DNA encodes these proteins:
- a CDS encoding glycosyl hydrolase family 35: MRFHRALTALIWLFASGAWATDNGLTDVVSWDKYSLVINDTRTYILSAEFHYQRTPVPGLWPKFKANGFNTVSIYFFWSYHSAAEGVYDFETAGKNIQRLFDYCKEAGLYVIARAGPYCNAETNGGGLALWGSDGRFGKIRTSDERYQAGWLPFITQVGKIIAANQITNGGPVILNQVENEYQESVYSPDHTSVIYMEQLKKAFHDAGIVVPLTHNEKGMRSRSWSTDYNNVGGAVNVYGLDSYPGALSCTDPTVGFNVVRTYFQWFSNYSFTQPSYLAEFEGGWFSNWGSATFYDQCASEHDPAFADVYYKNNIGQRVTLLSIYMSYGGTNWGHSAAPQVYTSYDYSAPLRETREQWTKLFQTKLIGLFTRVSSDLLKVEMIGNGTGYGLSSPSAFSWVLRNPDTQAGFTVVQQASTKSMTPIQFDVTLNTTAGPVTVPNVVLNGRQSKILVTDYVFGKHTLLYASADIATYGLFDTEVLVFYLQEGQTGEFAFKDAGDLTFEVFGDTDLQETTNGNHSAFTWKQVAGSTVVKFSNGALVYLLEQKSAWRFWAPPTTSNPTVKPDEQLFIQGPYLVRSARISHGVLHVSGDSDKATTIEAYVGDKPIETIDWNGLRLAATKTAYGSFTAQIPGAEDRAVTLPELSNWRAAEALPEAASDYDDSRWTVCNKTTTPSPYAPVTLPVLYSSDYGFYSGAKIYRGYFDGANASSVNITASGGLAFGWSAWVNGQFLGGDVGSASATTTNKTLTFPRSALVEKNNVVTVVVDYHGHDQASTAQGINNPRGILGAQLQPGSTRTNTGFKLWKLAGAAGGEANIDPVRGPMNEGGLYPERLGWHLPGFVPTGSSWKPESPLVGLSGAGIRFYVTDFTLNIDSDLDAPLGIEFSAPAGTTARVMFWINGYQYGKYVPHIGPQTRFPVPPGVLNNRGRNTLAVSLWAQTDAGAKLDGLKLVRYGQYQTDFKFNRDWSYLQPGWKDRQEYA; this comes from the exons ATGCGTTTTCACCGGGCTTTGACGGCCTTGATCTGGCTGTTTGCATCCGGGGCTTGGGCGACTGACAACGGCCTCACTGACGTGGTGTCGTGGGACAAGTACAGTCTCGTCATCAACGATACCCGGACGTACATCCT CTCTGCCGAATTCCACTACCAGAGAACGC CCGTTCCCGGATTGTGGCCC AAATTCAAGGCCAATGGCTTCAACACCGTGAG CATCTACTTCTTCTGGTCGTACCACTCGGCTGCCGAGGGCGTCTACGACTTTGAAACGGCGGGCAAGAACATTCAGCGACTATTCGACTACTGCAAAGAGGCTGGGCTCTATGTCATTGCCAGAGCCGGCCCCTACTGCAAT GCCGAAACCAATGGCGGCGGCCTCGCTCTCTGGGGCTCTGACGGTCGCTTCGGAAAGATCAGAACCTCTGACGAGCGGTACCAGGCCGGGTGGCTCCCCTTCATCACGCAAGTGGGCAAGATTATCGCCGCGAACCAAATCACCAATGGCGGC CCCGTTATCCTGAACCAAGTCGAGAACGAGTACCAGGAGAGCGTCTACTCCCCCGACCACACCTCGGTCATCTACATGGAACAGCTGAAGAAGGCATTCCACGACGCCGGCATCGTAGTCCCGCTGACGCACAACGAAAAGGGTATGCGTTCCCGGTCGTGGTCCACAGACTACAACAACGTCGGCGGCGCCGTCAACGTCTACGGCCTCGACAGCTACCCAGGCGCCCTTTCCTGCACCGACCCGACGGTTGGCTTCAACGTCGTCCGGACCTACTTTCAGTGGTTCTCCAACTACTCCTTCACGCAGCCGAGCTACCTTGCCGAGTTTGAGGGCGGTTGGTTTTCCAATTGGGGAAGCGCGACTTTCTATGATCAG TGTGCCTCGGAGCACGACCCAGCCTTTGCGGATGTTTACTACAAGAACAACATCGGCCAGCGCGTGACCCTGCTGAGCATCTACATGAGCTACGGCGGAACGAACTGGGGACACT CCGCGGCACCTCAGGTCTACACGAGTTACGACTACAGCGCCCCTCTCCGCGAGACTCGTGAGCAGTGGACCAAGCTCTTCCAGACAAAGCTCATCGGACTCTTCACCCGAGTCTCGTCGGATCTGCTCAAGGTTGAGATGATTGGGAACGGAACTGGCTACGGT CTCTCTTCACCTTCGGCCTTTAGCTGGGTTCTCCGTAATCCCGATACCCAGGCTGGCTTTACCGTCGTGCAGCAAGCCAGCACCAAGTCCATGACCCCCATCCAGTTCGATGTCACCCTCAACACGACAGCCGGACCCGTTACCGTCCCGAACGTCGTGCTCAACGGTCGCCAGAGCAAGATCCTTGTCACGGATTACGTCTTTGGCAAGCACACTCTGCTGTACGCCTCGGCGGACATTGCCACCTATGGCCTCTTCGACACTGAGGTACTCGTTTTCTACCTCCAAGAGGGTCAGACGGGAGAGTTCGCCTTCAAGGACGCAGGCGACCTTACATTTGAGGTGTTTGGCGATACGGACTTGCAGGAGACGACAAACGGTAACCATTCAGCTTTTACGTGGAAGCAGGTCGCCGGTTCCACGGTGGTCAAATTCTCCAACGGCGCTCTCGTCTACCTGCTTGAGCAAAAGTCGGCGTGGCGTTTCTGGGCGCCCCCGACAACGTCAAATCCTACTGTGAAGCCTGACGAGCAGCTCTTTATTCAGGGCCCTTACCTCGTCAGAAGCGCCCGCATCTCTCACGGCGTCCTCCACGTCTCTGGTGACAGCGACAAGGCTACAACGATTGAGGCCTACGTCGGCGACAAGCCCATCGAAACCATTGACTGGAATGGCCTGCGCCTGGCCGCCACAAAAACTGCTTACGGTTCCTTCACTGCTCAGATTCCCGGCGCCGAGGACCGTGCTGTGACCCTCCCCGAGCTGTCGAACTGGCGCGCGGCCGAAGCCCTTCCCGAAGCGGCGTCCGACTACGACGATTCCCGATGGACCGTCTGCAACAAGACGACGACGCCTAGCCCGTATGCTCCAGTCACTCTACCGGTGCTCTATAGCTCCGATTATGGCTTCTACTCGGGTGCCAAGATCTACCGCGGTTACTTTGACGGCGCCAACGCCAGCTCGGTCAATATCACGGCCTCCGGCGGTTTGGCGTTCGGATGGTCGGCTTGGGTGAATGGACAGTTCCTCGGCGGCGACGTTGGGTCCGCTTCGGCAACGACAACCAACAAGACTCTCACGTTCCCTCGGTCCGCGTTGGTTGAGAAAAACAACGTGGTCACGGTTGTGGTCGACTACCATGGCCACGACCAGGCCTCGACGGCCCAGGGTATCAATAACCCACGCGGCATCCTCGGCGCCCAGTTGCAACCCGGCAGCACACGCACCAATACGGGCTTTAAACTGTGGAAGCTGGCGGGCGCGGCCGGCGGCGAGGCCAACATCGATCCCGTCCGCGGACCCATGAACGAGGGTGGCCTCTACCCGGAGCGCCTGGGCTGGCACCTGCCCGGCTTTGTGCCCACCGGCTCCTCTTGGAAGCCCGAGTCCCCGCTCGTCGGTCTCTCCGGCGCGGGCATCCGCTTCTACGTCACGGATTTCACGCTCAACATCGACTCGGACCTGGATGCGCCGCTGGGCATCGAGTTCTCCGCGCCCGCGGGAACGACGGCACGCGTCATGTTCTGGATCAACGGGTACCAGTATGGCAAGTACGTCCCGCACATTGGTCCGCAGACACGGTTCCCTGTGCCACCGGGCGTGCTCAACAACCGCGGCCGCAACACCCTGGCCGTCAGCCTGTGGGCGCAGACCGACGCGGGTGCCAAGTTGGACGGGCTGAAGCTGGTGCGGTACGGGCAGTACCAGACGGATTTCAAGTTCAACCGTGACTGGAGCTACCTCCAGCCCGGGTGGAAGGACAGGCAGGAGTATGCTTAG
- a CDS encoding major facilitator superfamily transporter has protein sequence MRCGAIAGDLSVVEVRPNARFEVYQYNFNVFYELNSRRQSLFEDTLRRRELKLAMMSEKVGVKLRGSSSEVRAILIPTYLQLFAFLKEVLNHIGCERNRLCNKRLIKFTMVTTRNGKRTAAEAPAAAATTKKQKLPVRAKEGKTAASKKDETSRSSSSKKRASFVVELKSEAGAAAGAQDVKEKQIITGAEQPAPRTDADEIGDSDASPESIGDEAHEAAEQLAAESKTALVAEGGDDDDSDSDAAPEAVSTSKAAVQAKKSAQAANKAIAEQQANQKRKRQERNARLQEQAAARKAQEDVAPAKQSSNEEEEEESEEKTETPARDSTTTGRRKRLDLPSELPAEFLESDSEDDGETEDGAGDRKPRKARKIETAEAQLLREARAPRDEVVGTTVFRTVKKEDERLAPKAQKYSVNAKKALLARGRAPAKARRGFLGYAPGATDDIQKFLGLRFIKRSLLLHVCPSEVDQSALGLGIRLRITALTAPVSPLWPSWATIAPLSQPNQRRGCWPKRADKSFIAGIDATGHTASADDSATSQQAQASVLKTMAMASLEEKSPPVAATDPADTHDESQDTSRDSPWIRFMTAIRWYSKDTPSEEKRLVLRLDLLILVFGCLCFFTKYLDQSSLTNAYVSGMKEDLNLQGNELNYMTIVFWSSYCTSMIPACYYLTRHPINIVLPVLEIGWGLSTLGLAWARNVQTVYAMRFFTGLFESSSFTGIIYVIGSWYKPAEIGRRVALFYVAAPLGTMFAGYLQAAAYTNLHGARGLAGWRWLFVVDAVITVPIALVGFFVFPDVPARSRPRLLPPRLYALACDRLRGLTAPPRLKVSRDIFARVFRRWHWYLFVAQWTIMNENLQPSGSPFSLYLKAFPATYSVTRINTLPTVATAISVVSAFAAGAVADRTGWFAGLSVAATVPSLVGVILLVAWDVGERGRLAAFMLNGFEGAIPSLTMAWATITMAGDAEERAIVTASMNAIGQAIVAWAQLLQFPAVEAPHFRRGFRSVVATMVVQFFITGAIWFLVRRDRRKQKDAVEDIGDPIQEAKQGV, from the exons atgagatgTGGCGCGATTGCCGGTGATTTATCGGTTGTCGAGGTGCGACCCAATGCGCGTTTTGAAGTCTATCAGTACAACTTTAATGTATTTTACGAGCTGAACAGTCGCCGCCAGTCTCTTTTTGAAGACACTTTGCGACGTCGTGAATTAAAGCTGGCGATGATGAGTGAGAAGGTGGGAGTGAAGCTCCGGGGAAGCTCGAGTGAGGTCCGCGCCA TTCTCATCCCGACTTACCTACAACTATTTGCATTCTTAAAGGAGGTCTTGAACCACATTGGCTGCGAACGAAATCGTCTGTGTAACAAGCGACTCATCAA ATTCACAATGGTCACCACACGAAACGGGAAGCGCACAGCCGCCGAGGCGCCCGCCGCAGCTGCGACCACCAAGAAGCAGAAGCTCCCGGTGCGGGCAAAGGAGGGCAAGACGGCCGCCAGCAAGAAGGATGAGACCAGCCGATCGTCATCATCAAAAAAGAGGGCCTCCTTTGTCGTGGAGCTGAAATCGGAAGCCGGCGCGGCTGCGGGCGCGCAGGACGTCAAGGAGAAGCAGATCATCACAGGCGCCGAGCAGCCGGCTCCCAGGACGGACGCTGATGAGATTGGGGATTCTGATGCCTCGCCCGAGTCGATTGGCGATGAAGCGCACGAGGCTGCGGAACAGCTTGCGGCGGAGTCCAAGACGGCGCTCGTTGCCGAGGgaggcgacgacgacgattccGACTCGGATGCGGCGCCTGAGGCAGTTTCTACGTCCAAGGCTGCCGTGCAGGCCAAGAAGTCTGCGCAGGCTGCCAACAAGGCCATTGCAGA ACAACAAGCCAACCAGAAGCGCAAGCGCCAAGAGCGCAACGCCAGGCTCCAGGAACAGGCCGCGGCGCGCAAGGCTCAAGAGGACGTGGCACCGGCGAAGCAGTCGAGtaacgaggaggaggaggaggagagcgAGGAAAAGACGGAGACTCCGGCGCGGGACTCCACCACCACAGGACGCCGGAAGAGGCTGGATCTCCCTTCGGAGCTCCCGGCCGAGTTCCTCGAGTCCGACTCGGAGGACGACGGCGAGACTGAGGACGGGGCGGGGGATCGCAAGCCCCGCAAGGCACGGAAGATCGAGACGGCGGAGGCCCAACTCCTGCGCGAGGCCCGCGCGCCCAGGGACGAGGTCGTCGGCACGACCGTGTTCCGGACCGTCAAGAAGGAGGACGAGAGGCTGGCGCCCAAGGCGCAGAAGTATTCTGTCAATGCCAAGAAGGCGTTGCTGGCCCGCGGTAGGGCGCCGGCGAAGGCGCGCAGGGGGTTTTTG GGATATGCCCCGGGGGCAACGGATGATATACAAAAGTTTTTGGGTTTGCGGTTCATCAAGCGGAGTCTATTGCTGCATGTCTGTCCAAGTGAAGTTGATCAATCGGCTCTAGGTCTCGGGATCCGGCTCCGAATAACGGCGCTCACAGCACCGGTGTCTCCACTTTGGCCATCG TGGGCTACCATTGCGCCATTGTCGCAACCCAACCAACGGCGCGGATGTTGGCCGAAACGGGCAGACAAGTCGTTTATTGCCGGGATTGATGCGACCGGCCATACTGCGAGTGCCGACGACTCTGCGACCTCGCAGCAGGCTCAGGCC TCTGTGCTCAAAACAATGGCGATGGCTTCACTCGAGGAAAAGTCACCTCCCGTGGCCGCCACGGACCCAGCCGACACTCACGATGAAAGCCAGGATACATCCCGCGACAGCCCGTGGATTCGCTTCATGACGGCGATCCGTTGGTACTCCAAAGACACGCCCAGCGAAGAGAAAAGACTCGTCCTCCGTCTGGACCTGCTGATCCTCGTCTTTGGCTGTCTCTGCTTCTTCACAAAGTACCTCGACCAGTCCTCCCTGACTAATGCCTACGTCAG CGGCATGAAGGAGGACCTCAACCTCCAAGGAAACGAACTCAACTACATGACCATCGTCTTCTGGTCCTCGTACTGCACCTCCATGATCCCCGCCTGCTACTACCTGACCCGCCACCCCATCAACATCGTCCTCCCCGTCCTCGAGATCGGCTGGGGCCTCTCCACCCTCGGCCTCGCCTGGGCGCGCAACGTGCAGACAGTCTACGCCATGCGCTTCTTCACCGGCCTCTTCGAGTCCTCCTCCTTCACAGGCATCATCTACGTCATCGGGTCCTGGTACAAGCCAGCCGAGATCGGCCGCCGCGTCGCCCTCTTCTACGTCGCCGCGCCCCTCGGCACAATGTTCGCAGGCTACCTCCAGGCCGCCGCCTACACCAACCTCCACGGCGCCCGCGGCCTCGCCGGCTGGCGCTGGCTCTTCGTCGTCGACGCCGTCATCACCGTCCCCATCGCCCTCGTCGGCTTCTTCGTCTTCCCGGACGTCCCCGCGCGGTCGAGGCCGAGGCTGCTCCCGCCGCGCCTCTACGCCCTCGCGTGCGACCGCCTCCGGGGCCTGACGGCGCCGCCGCGGCTCAAGGTCTCGCGGGACATTTTCGCGCGCGTGTTCCGCCGCTGGCATTGGTACCTCTTCGTCGCGCAGTGGACCATCATGAACGAGAACCTGCAGCCCAGCGGGTCCCCGTTTTCCCTCTACCTCAAGGCCTTCCCCGCGACATACTCCGTGACGCGGATCAACACCCTGCCCACCGTCGCGACCGCCATCTCCGTCGTCTCGGCCTTTGCCGCGGGCGCCGTGGCCGATCGCACGGGCTGGTTCGCTGGGTTATCTGTCGCTGCCACCGTACCATCGCTGGTTGGCGTCATCCTACTCGTGGCGTGGGACGTCGGCGAGCGCGGTCGTCTGGCGGCGTTCATGCTCAACGGGTTCGAGGGCGCGATCCCCTCGCTGACGATGGCGTGGGCTACAATTACCATGGCCGGGGATGCCGAGGAGCGCGCTATCGTGACGGCGTCGATGAATGCCATTGGGCAGGCCATTGTTGCCTGGGCGCAGCTGCTGCAGTTTCCTGCTGTTGAGGCGCCGCACTTTCGGCGTGGGTTTAGGAGTGTTGTGGCGACGATGGTGGTGCAGTTCTTCATTACTGGTGCGATTTGGTTTTTGGTCAGGAGGGATCGGAGGAAGCAGAAGGATGCGGTGGAAGACATCGGGGATCCGATTCAGGAGGCCAAGCAAGGGGTCTAG